The following coding sequences are from one Cercospora beticola chromosome 4, complete sequence window:
- the CKI1 gene encoding bifunctional choline kinase/ethanolamine kinase cki1 (SMCOG1030:serine/threonine protein kinase~antiSMASH:Cluster_11) yields MANTASSSNVVGVHYRVGKKIGEGSFGVIFEGTNLLNNTQVAIKFEPRKSDAPQLRDEYRTYKILVGCPGIPNVYYFGQEGLHNILVIDLLGPSLEDLFDHCGRRFTIKTVVMVAKQMLSRVQTIHEKNLIYRDIKPDNFLIGRPNTKAQNVIHVVDFGMAKQYRDPKTKQHIPYRERKSLSGTARYMSINTHLGREQSRRDDLEALGHVFMYMLRGGLPWQGLKAATNKQKYEKIGEKKQTTAIKDLCEGFPEEFNKYLSYVRNLGFEDTPDYDYLRDLFTKALQNTGEVEDGEYDWMKLNNGKGWDVPTRPSAAAGHREQGNPSNADLHRNNLNRASNTPQIDKEKPLPSKPGAVRQPTNQRAQPARRPQNSQDLGKRGSGMQMDTADHRSTAAQFQNSRADLTRGPGSSAVGAQPQTATAAAQRPAAQTQQPEQKPSAIQKLFKALCCG; encoded by the exons ATGGCGAACACTGCTTCCAGCAGCAATGTGGTTGGCGTCCACTACCGCGTCGGCAAGAAGATTGG AGAAGGCAGTTTCGGTGTCATCTTCGAGGGTACCAACCTCTTGAACAATACCCAGGTCGCCATCAAGTTCGAACCTCGCAAGAGCGACGCACCTCAGCTTCGCGATGAATACCGCACGTATAAGATACTCGTCGGTTGCC CTGGCATCCCGAACGTGTATTACTTTGGTCAAGAAGGGCTTCACAACATTCTAGTGATAG ACCTTCTCGGCCCATCGCTAGAAGACCTGTTCGACCACTGCGGTCGACGCTTCACGATCAAGACTGTCGTAATGGTAGCCAAACAGATGCTCTCACGCGTCCAGACCATCCACGAGAAGAACCTCATCTACCGCGACATCAAACCAGACAACTTCTTGATTGGCCGACCGAACACCAAGGCGCAGAATGTCATTCACGTCGTCGATTTCGGTATGGCGAAGCAATACAGGGACCCAAAGACCAAACAACACATTCCGTACCGCGAGCGCAAGTCATTGTCAGGCACTGCGCGGTACATGTCTATCAACACCCACCTTGGCCGAGAGCAGTCACGACGTGACGATCTCGAAGCTCTTGGCCACGTTTTTATGTACATGCTCCGCGGCGGACTCCCATGGCAGGGTCTGAAGGCTGCGACCAACAAGCAGAAGTACGAGAAGATTGGGGAGAAGAAACAGACAACAGCAATCAAGGACTTGTGTGAGGGCTTCCCAGAGGAGTTCAACAAGTACCTGTCCTACGTCCGCAACCTGGGCTTCGAGGACACCCCAGACTACGACTATCTGCGCGACCTGTTCACCAAGGCGCTGCAGAACACTGGGGAAGTGGAGGATGGGGAGTACGATTGGATGAAACTCAACAACGGAAAGGGCTGGGATGTACCAACCCGCCCATCTGCCGCCGCAGGCCACCGCGAGCAAGGCAACCCATCAAACGCGGATCTTCACCGCAACAACCTCAACAGAGCGTCGAACACGCCACAAATCGATAAGGAGAAGCCACTCCCAAGCAAACCAGGCGCAGTGCGCCAACCCACCAACCAGAGGGCACAGCCAGCCAGGCGCCCACAAAATAGCCAAGACTTAGGGAAGCGTGGCAGCGGAATGCAGATGGACACCGCAGACCACCGTAGCACGGCTGCTCAATTCCAGAACAGCCGCGCCGATTTGACACGAGGGCCCGGCTCATCAGCCGTCGGTGCCCAACCACAAACAgcaactgctgctgctcagagGCCAGCTGCACAGACACAGCAGCCCGAGCAAAAGCCGAGTGCAATCCAGAAACTATTCAAGGCATTATGCTGCGGATAG